One Anaerotignum faecicola genomic window, TTAAAAAAGATCGGTTTGCCGGTCCATGAGGTATCCATGATGATGTCCATTGCACTGCGGTTTATCCCGATACTGGTGGAGGAGACGGATAAAATCATGAAGGCGCAGATGGCGAGAGGTGCTGATTTTGAAAGCGGAAATATCATTCAGAGGGCGAAGAACATGATTCCTCTCCTTGTCCCGCTGTTTATCTC contains:
- a CDS encoding energy-coupling factor transporter transmembrane protein EcfT; amino-acid sequence: LKKIGLPVHEVSMMMSIALRFIPILVEETDKIMKAQMARGADFESGNIIQRAKNMIPLLVPLFISAFRRATDLAMAMEARCYRGGEGRTKMKPLHYAKRDGVTYLVYIAYLAVIIVLRILI